The Miscanthus floridulus cultivar M001 chromosome 7, ASM1932011v1, whole genome shotgun sequence genome includes a region encoding these proteins:
- the LOC136467267 gene encoding protein FAR1-RELATED SEQUENCE 6-like isoform X2: MSHGVPAPMLEELAREATLADVSILVDGNGAELHGNGAELHGNGAELHGNGAVLKRVEVPQDLGGISPKEVPRHEGKEVILVDDNDSGQEDGGEGKVDENAPRVGLRFKTYDDALKYYKQYAEDSGFSTIILKSSYLKSGVCRRLVIGCSRAGRGRANACYLSRESTKINCPARISLKLRQDRWLHIDDAKLEHNHPLNQSSTSLINCYKKLTDAKNGGSASRLKGHRNIPAEKEQGNFTEIGRLKFGEGDDEYIQKFFGNMQNKNPYFFYLVDLDNQGRLRNLFWSDARSRAANDYFGHDVVYFDTSYLTERYDLPLVFFTGMNNHGQPVLFGTGLLSDLSADSYAWLFRAFLSCMKGLCPKAIITEHYNAILDAVQEVLPEVRHRLCLYRIMKDVAENLKEHAEFKTIKKALKKATYGSLKIPEFETDWKKIIEEHGLGENGCLSSLYEHRQLWAPAYLRDKFWAGMSISQRGESISSYYDGFVYPKTSLKQFFSKYEMILENKYKKEWQADEESSHRSPLTVTKFYMEEQLAKAYTINMFRKFQDELKATMYCDGMPIKVDGRLVTFEVKECSYMEDGKDTESRTYEVYFCKEEPKVEIECECGFVQFTGILCRHALSVLKLQEIFEIPKDYVLDRWRRDYKKLYSNAKKPNEMPLSDIVERSDYLFTQCSQLLNLGFVSESRYLVALKLLREAERSLLDDGLPARDRQPMLLSFEADAPENGQGLFNPQFSEGVKNSQSAHAKRRGRPPKKVTESNDDTVTQPNKEQDFLRSSFVTDNTNMIQGPSSASHLEGSHMGVQGGIDLMEGIPNLSFGNHFGMDINHQHQVPSHQRMQQNNFIQAEPHGFGNQWVYHPMLQDNPVLRTPTRRAG; this comes from the exons ATGTCCCATGGTGTGCCCGCCCCCATGTTAGAAGAGTTGGCGAGGGAGGCAACACTCGCCGATGTGTCTATTCTTGTGGATGGGAATGGCGCAGAGCTACATGGCAATGGCGCAGAGCTACATGGTAATGGCGCAGAGTTACATGGCAATGGCGCAGTGCTGAAAAGAGTTGAGGTGCCCCAG GATTTGGGAGGGATTTCGCCCAAGGAGGTGCCGCGGCATGAGGGCAAGGAGGTGATACTTGTGGATGATAATGACAGCGGGCAGGAAGATGGTGGGGAGGGTAAAGTGGATGAGAACGCACCGCGTGTTGGGCTGAGATTCAAAACTTATGATGATGCTCTCAAGTACTATAAACAATATGCTGAGGATTCTGGGTTTTCAACGATCATTCTGAAGTCATCGTATTTAAAGTCAGGGGTGTgccgaaggttggtgattggatGTAGTCGAGCTGGGAGAGGGAGAGCAAATGCGTGCTATCTATCGAGAGAGTCGACCAAGATAAATTGTCCAGCAAGGATCTCTTTGAAGTTAAGGCAAGATAGATGGCTTCATATTGATGATGCTAAGCTCGAGCACAACCATCCACTAAACCAGTCCTCTACATCACTCATTAATTGTTATAAAAAGCTAACAGATGCCAAGAATGGGGGATCTGCCTCACGACTGAAGGGTCACAGGAACATTCCAGCTGAAAAAGAGCAAGGTAACTTCACAGAGATAGGAAGGCTTAAATTTGGGGAAGGAGACGATGAATATATCCAGAAGTTTTTTGGGAATATGCAGAACAAGAATCCTTACTTCTTCTACTTAGTAGATTTGGATAATCAGGGCCGTTTGAGGAACTTATTCTGGAGTGATGCTAGGTCACGGGCAGCGAATGATTACTTTGGTCATGATGTTGTTTACTTTGATACCTCATACTTGACAGAAAGATATGATTTGCCACTTGTTTTCTTCACTGGGATGAATAACCATGGTCAGCCTGTTCTGTTTGGTACTGGTTTACTGTCAGATCTAAGTGCTGATAGTTATGCTTGGTTATTTAGAGCATTTTTATCATGTATGAAGGGTCTCTGCCCAAAGGCAATCATTACTGAACATTACAATGCTATTTTAGATGCTGTTCAAGAAGTTCTCCCTGAAGTTAGACATCGCCTTTGCCTGtatcgtattatgaaagatgtagcAGAGAACTTGAAAGAACATGCAGAGTTTAAAACAATCAAGAAAGCACTGAAGAAAGCAACATATGGGTCTTTGAAGATCCCAGAGTTTGAAACGGACTGGAAGAAGATTATCGAGGAACATGGACTTGGAGAAAACGGGTGCCTCAGTTCCCTTTATGAGCATCGCCAACTCTGGGCACCTGCATATCTGAGAGATAAATTCTGGGCAGGGATGTCTATTTCACAGCGTGGGGAGTCTATTTCCTCGTACTATGATGGGTTTGTGTACCCAAAAACTTCTTTGAAGCAATTTTTCAGTAAATATGAGATGATATTAgagaacaaatacaagaaggaatGGCAAGCAGATGAAGAATCTTCCCATAGGTCTCCATTGACTGTAACAAAATTCTACATGGAAGAGCAGCTGGCCAAAGCCTACACAATAAACATGTTCAGAAAATTTCAAGATGAGTTGAAAGCAACGATGTATTGCGATGGTATGCCAATTAAAGTTGATGGCCGACTTGTTACTTTTGAAGTGAAAGAATGCTCATACATGGAAGATGGAAAGGACACAGAGAGCAGGACCTATGAAGTTTACTTTTGTAAAGAAGAGCCCAAAGTTGAAATTGAGTGTGAATGTGGTTTCGTTCAGTTCACTGGCATCCTGTGTAGACATGCACTGTCTGTGTTGAAGTTGCAGGAGATATTTGAGATCCCAAAAGATTATGTTCTTGATCGCTGGAGAAGGGACTATAAGAAATTATATTCTAATGCAAAGAAACCTAATGAAATGCCCCTTAGTGACATTGTTGAGCGCTCTGATTATTTGTTCACACAATGTAGTCAGCTGCTAAATCTAGGGTTTGTATCTGAGAGTAGGTACCTTGTTGCTCTGAAGTTACTTAGAGAAGCGGAAAGATCTCTTCTGGATGATGGACTGCCTGCTAGAGACAGGCAGCCAATGCTTCTTTCCTTTGAGGCTGATGCACCAGAAAATGGTCAAGGCCTTTTTAATCCTCAGTTTTCAGAGGGAGTAAAGAATTCTCAGTCAGCCCATGCAAAGCGCCGTGGTCGGCCACCGAAGAAAGTGACAGAATCTAATGATGATACCGTAACACAGCCAAATAAAGAACAG GATTTCCTACGGTCATCATTTGTCACAGACAATACAAATATGATCCAAGGGCCGTCTTCTGCCTCCCATCTTGAAGGTTCTCACATGGGAGTGCAAGGAGGCATTGATTTAATG GAAGGAATACCAAATCTCTCATTTGGTAATCATTTTGGAATGGATATTAATCACCAACATCAAGTGCCCAGCCACCAAAGGATGCAGCAGAACAATTTCATACAG GCAGAACCACATGGGTTTGGGAATCAGTGGGTTTACCATCCAATGTTGCAG GATAATCCAGTGCTAAGAACTCCTACGCGAAGAGCAGGGTAG
- the LOC136467268 gene encoding protein FAR1-RELATED SEQUENCE 6-like isoform X1 yields MEVEEPLPTSKNPRRARRRDLNALDPSMEESDGEDIGVPEVGMVFNNHTEVNRFYRKYARRVGFGVSVRRSSFSQEGTCLYLELMCCKGGRPRYEPKFRKRASSTTNCPAKIRVKLWGDKLLHVELAILDHNHPVSPAMARFLNSYKQLSGPAKKRLRMGGPGAMPVEESSKMPMDKLGELEQLLFGESKHHSFVERGRLKLQPGDSEALRLFFTRMQAKNANFFNVIDLDDEGCTRNVFWADARSRAMCEYYSDVITLDTSYVASKYDIPLATFIGVNHHGQSVLMGCALLSDETAETYSWLLKAWIACMYGNLPKAIVTDYCRGIQSAVAEVIPGVRHRMCLFQIMRKAAECLGGLSEYRAINKAMHKAVYGSLTIDEFEGEWNTLITYSGLQGNDWLRSLYECRSSWVPVFIKDTFWAGMSATQRNETITPFFDGYVDLKTTLKQFLGKYEMALQSKYEKEAQADFETFHKQRPPVSKFYMEEQLSKVYTHTMFKKFQDEIEAIMYCHVSLIGVDGPVSTFNVKECIFLEDGKRTMSKIFAVTYKADEKNISCICGGFQFSGILCRHSLSMLKFQLVREIPQHYILDRWKKDFRQLHVKRRPPSDLVPNNRMDRYDYISMRCLQLVDSAVLSDKYRLALRLVRETEKFLLNSNTHDDTQPRIKSRVPKVNKPNTVTGQTMVGAATGNRNDGLKGPEAPAVMQVPQIQKGGAEKGIVPTGYIGVPANIQQFVGNQAAFQPSIVYMVPSGVDPHAFGNVLMPVMYQQMFQVPPKPNETVQDISANGKRKRPRGQKVTETSQQANGTPASASG; encoded by the exons atggaggtggaggaaCCGCTCCCAACGTCCAAGAACCCCCGCCGTGCTCGGCGCCGGGACCTCAACGCACTG gATCCCAGCATGGAGGAGTCCGATGGGGAGGATATTGGTGTTCCAGAAGTTGGCATGGTGTTCAATAATCACACAGAAGTCAACCGATTCTACCGCAAGTATGCCCGTCGTGTTGGCTTTGGTGTCTCAGTAAGGAGGTCCTCGTTCTCACAAGAAGGGACCTGCTTATATCTCGAGCTTATGTGCTGCAAAGGAGGGCGGCCACGTTATGAGCCAAAGTTTCGGAAACGGGCTTCATCAACCACTAACTGCCCAGCCAAGATCCGAGTGAAGTTGTGGGGAGATAAATTGTTGCATGTAGAGTTGGCGATCCTCGATCATAATCATCCAGTGAGCCCAGCAATGGCAAGGTTTTTGAACTCTTATAAGCAGCTCTCTGGCCCTGCGAAGAAGCGGTTGCGTATGGGTGGCCCTGGGGCTATGCCTGTTGAAGAGTCAAGCAAGATGCCCATGGATAAGCTGGGGGAGCTTGAGCAGCTTCTTTTTGGCGAGAGCAAGCACCACAGCTTTGTGGAGAGGGGTCGTTTGAAGCTCCAACCTGGAGATTCGGAGGCCCTTCGGCTTTTCTTCACTCGGATGCAGGCCAAAAATGCCAACTTTTTCAATGTCATTGACCTGGACGATGAAGGCTGTACCAGGAATGTTTTCTGGGCAGATGCACGGTCAAGAGCCATGTGTGAGTACTATAGTGATGTCATCACACTTGATACGTCATATGTGGCTAGTAAATATGATATTCCTCTTGCAACATTTATTGGGGTGAATCATCATGGACAATCTGTCTTGATGGGGTGTGCCCTGCTTTCTGATGAAACAGCAGAAACCTATTCATGGCTACTTAAGGCTTGGATTGCATGTATGTATGGCAATCTTCCGAAGGCTATTGTCACTGACTATTGTAGGGGCATCCAAAGTGCTGTAGCTGAGGTTATTCCGGGAGTCCGTCATAGAATGTGCTTGTTTCAGATAATGAGGAAGGCCGCAGAATGTTTAGGTGGGCTGTCAGAGTACAGAGCTATCAACAAGGCGATGCATAAGGCTGTGTATGGTTCTTTAACCATAGATGAGTTTGAAGGGGAATGGAATACTTTAATTACATATAGTGGGCTTCAGGGAAATGACTGGCTAAGATCACTTTATGAATGCCGATCTTCATGGGTTCCTGTTTTCATTAAAGATACATTTTGGGCAGGAATGTCTGCTACACAAAGAAATGAAACAATTACTCCTTTTTTTGATGGATATGTTGATTTAAAAACCACCTTGAAGCAATTTCTTGGCAAGTATGAGATGGCTTTGCAGAGTAAATATGAGAAGGAGGCCCAAGCAGATTTTGAGACATTTCATAAGCAACGTCCACCGGTATCAAAATTCTATATGGAAGAGCAGCTCTCAAAGGTATACACGCATACTATGTTCAAGAAATTCCAAGATGAGATTGAAGCCATAATGTACTGCCACGTATCTTTAATTGGTGTTGACGGGCCTGTCTCCACATTCAATGTCAAGGAGTGCATTTTCCTTGAAGATGGTAAAAGGACCATGAGTAAAATTTTTGCAGTGACTTACAAAGCGGACGAAAAGAATATTAGTTGTATATGTGGAGGTTTCCAATTCAGTGGCATACTATGTAGGCATAGTCTCTCCATGCTTAAGTTTCAACTGGTTCGTGAAATTCCACAACATTATATTCTTGATAGGTGGAAAAAGGATTTTAGACAGTTGCATGTGAAGAGACGCCCTCCAAGCGATCTTGTCCCCAACAATCGCATGGATCGATATGACTATATATCAATGAGATGTTTGCAACTTGTTGACTCTGCAGTCCTATCAGATAAGTATCGCCTTGCTTTGAGGTTGGTAAGGGAGACAGAAAAATTTCTGCTAAATAGCAACACACATGATGATACACAACCAAGGATCAAGTCTCGTGTTCCTAAAGTAAATAAACCAAATACTGTGACTGGTCAAACCATGGTGGGTGCAGCTACTGGAAACAGAAATGATGGTCTCAAAGGACCAGAG GCTCCAGCAGTCATGCAAGTACCGCAAATCCAAAAG GGAGGGGCAGAAAAAGGAATAGTTCCTACTGGCTACATTGGAGTACCAGCTAATATCCAGCAATTTGTAGGCAATCAAGCAGCATTTCAGCCAAGCATTGTGTACATGGTACCG AGTGGTGTTGACCCACATGCTTTTGGAAATGTTCTGATGCCGGTGATGTACCAGCAGATGTTCCAG GTGCCTCCGAAGCCAAATGAGACCGTGCAAGATATTTCAGCGAACGGAAAAAGGAAGCGACCTCGTGGTCAGAAGGTCACAGAGACATCTCAGCAGGCAAATGGAACCCCAGCATCTGCATCTggctag
- the LOC136467268 gene encoding protein FAR1-RELATED SEQUENCE 6-like isoform X2, with protein sequence MEESDGEDIGVPEVGMVFNNHTEVNRFYRKYARRVGFGVSVRRSSFSQEGTCLYLELMCCKGGRPRYEPKFRKRASSTTNCPAKIRVKLWGDKLLHVELAILDHNHPVSPAMARFLNSYKQLSGPAKKRLRMGGPGAMPVEESSKMPMDKLGELEQLLFGESKHHSFVERGRLKLQPGDSEALRLFFTRMQAKNANFFNVIDLDDEGCTRNVFWADARSRAMCEYYSDVITLDTSYVASKYDIPLATFIGVNHHGQSVLMGCALLSDETAETYSWLLKAWIACMYGNLPKAIVTDYCRGIQSAVAEVIPGVRHRMCLFQIMRKAAECLGGLSEYRAINKAMHKAVYGSLTIDEFEGEWNTLITYSGLQGNDWLRSLYECRSSWVPVFIKDTFWAGMSATQRNETITPFFDGYVDLKTTLKQFLGKYEMALQSKYEKEAQADFETFHKQRPPVSKFYMEEQLSKVYTHTMFKKFQDEIEAIMYCHVSLIGVDGPVSTFNVKECIFLEDGKRTMSKIFAVTYKADEKNISCICGGFQFSGILCRHSLSMLKFQLVREIPQHYILDRWKKDFRQLHVKRRPPSDLVPNNRMDRYDYISMRCLQLVDSAVLSDKYRLALRLVRETEKFLLNSNTHDDTQPRIKSRVPKVNKPNTVTGQTMVGAATGNRNDGLKGPEAPAVMQVPQIQKGGAEKGIVPTGYIGVPANIQQFVGNQAAFQPSIVYMVPSGVDPHAFGNVLMPVMYQQMFQVPPKPNETVQDISANGKRKRPRGQKVTETSQQANGTPASASG encoded by the exons ATGGAGGAGTCCGATGGGGAGGATATTGGTGTTCCAGAAGTTGGCATGGTGTTCAATAATCACACAGAAGTCAACCGATTCTACCGCAAGTATGCCCGTCGTGTTGGCTTTGGTGTCTCAGTAAGGAGGTCCTCGTTCTCACAAGAAGGGACCTGCTTATATCTCGAGCTTATGTGCTGCAAAGGAGGGCGGCCACGTTATGAGCCAAAGTTTCGGAAACGGGCTTCATCAACCACTAACTGCCCAGCCAAGATCCGAGTGAAGTTGTGGGGAGATAAATTGTTGCATGTAGAGTTGGCGATCCTCGATCATAATCATCCAGTGAGCCCAGCAATGGCAAGGTTTTTGAACTCTTATAAGCAGCTCTCTGGCCCTGCGAAGAAGCGGTTGCGTATGGGTGGCCCTGGGGCTATGCCTGTTGAAGAGTCAAGCAAGATGCCCATGGATAAGCTGGGGGAGCTTGAGCAGCTTCTTTTTGGCGAGAGCAAGCACCACAGCTTTGTGGAGAGGGGTCGTTTGAAGCTCCAACCTGGAGATTCGGAGGCCCTTCGGCTTTTCTTCACTCGGATGCAGGCCAAAAATGCCAACTTTTTCAATGTCATTGACCTGGACGATGAAGGCTGTACCAGGAATGTTTTCTGGGCAGATGCACGGTCAAGAGCCATGTGTGAGTACTATAGTGATGTCATCACACTTGATACGTCATATGTGGCTAGTAAATATGATATTCCTCTTGCAACATTTATTGGGGTGAATCATCATGGACAATCTGTCTTGATGGGGTGTGCCCTGCTTTCTGATGAAACAGCAGAAACCTATTCATGGCTACTTAAGGCTTGGATTGCATGTATGTATGGCAATCTTCCGAAGGCTATTGTCACTGACTATTGTAGGGGCATCCAAAGTGCTGTAGCTGAGGTTATTCCGGGAGTCCGTCATAGAATGTGCTTGTTTCAGATAATGAGGAAGGCCGCAGAATGTTTAGGTGGGCTGTCAGAGTACAGAGCTATCAACAAGGCGATGCATAAGGCTGTGTATGGTTCTTTAACCATAGATGAGTTTGAAGGGGAATGGAATACTTTAATTACATATAGTGGGCTTCAGGGAAATGACTGGCTAAGATCACTTTATGAATGCCGATCTTCATGGGTTCCTGTTTTCATTAAAGATACATTTTGGGCAGGAATGTCTGCTACACAAAGAAATGAAACAATTACTCCTTTTTTTGATGGATATGTTGATTTAAAAACCACCTTGAAGCAATTTCTTGGCAAGTATGAGATGGCTTTGCAGAGTAAATATGAGAAGGAGGCCCAAGCAGATTTTGAGACATTTCATAAGCAACGTCCACCGGTATCAAAATTCTATATGGAAGAGCAGCTCTCAAAGGTATACACGCATACTATGTTCAAGAAATTCCAAGATGAGATTGAAGCCATAATGTACTGCCACGTATCTTTAATTGGTGTTGACGGGCCTGTCTCCACATTCAATGTCAAGGAGTGCATTTTCCTTGAAGATGGTAAAAGGACCATGAGTAAAATTTTTGCAGTGACTTACAAAGCGGACGAAAAGAATATTAGTTGTATATGTGGAGGTTTCCAATTCAGTGGCATACTATGTAGGCATAGTCTCTCCATGCTTAAGTTTCAACTGGTTCGTGAAATTCCACAACATTATATTCTTGATAGGTGGAAAAAGGATTTTAGACAGTTGCATGTGAAGAGACGCCCTCCAAGCGATCTTGTCCCCAACAATCGCATGGATCGATATGACTATATATCAATGAGATGTTTGCAACTTGTTGACTCTGCAGTCCTATCAGATAAGTATCGCCTTGCTTTGAGGTTGGTAAGGGAGACAGAAAAATTTCTGCTAAATAGCAACACACATGATGATACACAACCAAGGATCAAGTCTCGTGTTCCTAAAGTAAATAAACCAAATACTGTGACTGGTCAAACCATGGTGGGTGCAGCTACTGGAAACAGAAATGATGGTCTCAAAGGACCAGAG GCTCCAGCAGTCATGCAAGTACCGCAAATCCAAAAG GGAGGGGCAGAAAAAGGAATAGTTCCTACTGGCTACATTGGAGTACCAGCTAATATCCAGCAATTTGTAGGCAATCAAGCAGCATTTCAGCCAAGCATTGTGTACATGGTACCG AGTGGTGTTGACCCACATGCTTTTGGAAATGTTCTGATGCCGGTGATGTACCAGCAGATGTTCCAG GTGCCTCCGAAGCCAAATGAGACCGTGCAAGATATTTCAGCGAACGGAAAAAGGAAGCGACCTCGTGGTCAGAAGGTCACAGAGACATCTCAGCAGGCAAATGGAACCCCAGCATCTGCATCTggctag
- the LOC136467267 gene encoding protein FAR1-RELATED SEQUENCE 6-like isoform X1: MSHGVPAPMLEELAREATLADVSILVDGNGAELHGNGAELHGNGAELHGNGAVLKRVEVPQDLGGISPKEVPRHEGKEVILVDDNDSGQEDGGEGKVDENAPRVGLRFKTYDDALKYYKQYAEDSGFSTIILKSSYLKSGVCRRLVIGCSRAGRGRANACYLSRESTKINCPARISLKLRQDRWLHIDDAKLEHNHPLNQSSTSLINCYKKLTDAKNGGSASRLKGHRNIPAEKEQGNFTEIGRLKFGEGDDEYIQKFFGNMQNKNPYFFYLVDLDNQGRLRNLFWSDARSRAANDYFGHDVVYFDTSYLTERYDLPLVFFTGMNNHGQPVLFGTGLLSDLSADSYAWLFRAFLSCMKGLCPKAIITEHYNAILDAVQEVLPEVRHRLCLYRIMKDVAENLKEHAEFKTIKKALKKATYGSLKIPEFETDWKKIIEEHGLGENGCLSSLYEHRQLWAPAYLRDKFWAGMSISQRGESISSYYDGFVYPKTSLKQFFSKYEMILENKYKKEWQADEESSHRSPLTVTKFYMEEQLAKAYTINMFRKFQDELKATMYCDGMPIKVDGRLVTFEVKECSYMEDGKDTESRTYEVYFCKEEPKVEIECECGFVQFTGILCRHALSVLKLQEIFEIPKDYVLDRWRRDYKKLYSNAKKPNEMPLSDIVERSDYLFTQCSQLLNLGFVSESRYLVALKLLREAERSLLDDGLPARDRQPMLLSFEADAPENGQGLFNPQFSEGVKNSQSAHAKRRGRPPKKVTESNDDTVTQPNKEQDFLRSSFVTDNTNMIQGPSSASHLEGSHMGVQGGIDLMEGIPNLSFGNHFGMDINHQHQVPSHQRMQQNNFIQVQAEPHGFGNQWVYHPMLQDNPVLRTPTRRAG, encoded by the exons ATGTCCCATGGTGTGCCCGCCCCCATGTTAGAAGAGTTGGCGAGGGAGGCAACACTCGCCGATGTGTCTATTCTTGTGGATGGGAATGGCGCAGAGCTACATGGCAATGGCGCAGAGCTACATGGTAATGGCGCAGAGTTACATGGCAATGGCGCAGTGCTGAAAAGAGTTGAGGTGCCCCAG GATTTGGGAGGGATTTCGCCCAAGGAGGTGCCGCGGCATGAGGGCAAGGAGGTGATACTTGTGGATGATAATGACAGCGGGCAGGAAGATGGTGGGGAGGGTAAAGTGGATGAGAACGCACCGCGTGTTGGGCTGAGATTCAAAACTTATGATGATGCTCTCAAGTACTATAAACAATATGCTGAGGATTCTGGGTTTTCAACGATCATTCTGAAGTCATCGTATTTAAAGTCAGGGGTGTgccgaaggttggtgattggatGTAGTCGAGCTGGGAGAGGGAGAGCAAATGCGTGCTATCTATCGAGAGAGTCGACCAAGATAAATTGTCCAGCAAGGATCTCTTTGAAGTTAAGGCAAGATAGATGGCTTCATATTGATGATGCTAAGCTCGAGCACAACCATCCACTAAACCAGTCCTCTACATCACTCATTAATTGTTATAAAAAGCTAACAGATGCCAAGAATGGGGGATCTGCCTCACGACTGAAGGGTCACAGGAACATTCCAGCTGAAAAAGAGCAAGGTAACTTCACAGAGATAGGAAGGCTTAAATTTGGGGAAGGAGACGATGAATATATCCAGAAGTTTTTTGGGAATATGCAGAACAAGAATCCTTACTTCTTCTACTTAGTAGATTTGGATAATCAGGGCCGTTTGAGGAACTTATTCTGGAGTGATGCTAGGTCACGGGCAGCGAATGATTACTTTGGTCATGATGTTGTTTACTTTGATACCTCATACTTGACAGAAAGATATGATTTGCCACTTGTTTTCTTCACTGGGATGAATAACCATGGTCAGCCTGTTCTGTTTGGTACTGGTTTACTGTCAGATCTAAGTGCTGATAGTTATGCTTGGTTATTTAGAGCATTTTTATCATGTATGAAGGGTCTCTGCCCAAAGGCAATCATTACTGAACATTACAATGCTATTTTAGATGCTGTTCAAGAAGTTCTCCCTGAAGTTAGACATCGCCTTTGCCTGtatcgtattatgaaagatgtagcAGAGAACTTGAAAGAACATGCAGAGTTTAAAACAATCAAGAAAGCACTGAAGAAAGCAACATATGGGTCTTTGAAGATCCCAGAGTTTGAAACGGACTGGAAGAAGATTATCGAGGAACATGGACTTGGAGAAAACGGGTGCCTCAGTTCCCTTTATGAGCATCGCCAACTCTGGGCACCTGCATATCTGAGAGATAAATTCTGGGCAGGGATGTCTATTTCACAGCGTGGGGAGTCTATTTCCTCGTACTATGATGGGTTTGTGTACCCAAAAACTTCTTTGAAGCAATTTTTCAGTAAATATGAGATGATATTAgagaacaaatacaagaaggaatGGCAAGCAGATGAAGAATCTTCCCATAGGTCTCCATTGACTGTAACAAAATTCTACATGGAAGAGCAGCTGGCCAAAGCCTACACAATAAACATGTTCAGAAAATTTCAAGATGAGTTGAAAGCAACGATGTATTGCGATGGTATGCCAATTAAAGTTGATGGCCGACTTGTTACTTTTGAAGTGAAAGAATGCTCATACATGGAAGATGGAAAGGACACAGAGAGCAGGACCTATGAAGTTTACTTTTGTAAAGAAGAGCCCAAAGTTGAAATTGAGTGTGAATGTGGTTTCGTTCAGTTCACTGGCATCCTGTGTAGACATGCACTGTCTGTGTTGAAGTTGCAGGAGATATTTGAGATCCCAAAAGATTATGTTCTTGATCGCTGGAGAAGGGACTATAAGAAATTATATTCTAATGCAAAGAAACCTAATGAAATGCCCCTTAGTGACATTGTTGAGCGCTCTGATTATTTGTTCACACAATGTAGTCAGCTGCTAAATCTAGGGTTTGTATCTGAGAGTAGGTACCTTGTTGCTCTGAAGTTACTTAGAGAAGCGGAAAGATCTCTTCTGGATGATGGACTGCCTGCTAGAGACAGGCAGCCAATGCTTCTTTCCTTTGAGGCTGATGCACCAGAAAATGGTCAAGGCCTTTTTAATCCTCAGTTTTCAGAGGGAGTAAAGAATTCTCAGTCAGCCCATGCAAAGCGCCGTGGTCGGCCACCGAAGAAAGTGACAGAATCTAATGATGATACCGTAACACAGCCAAATAAAGAACAG GATTTCCTACGGTCATCATTTGTCACAGACAATACAAATATGATCCAAGGGCCGTCTTCTGCCTCCCATCTTGAAGGTTCTCACATGGGAGTGCAAGGAGGCATTGATTTAATG GAAGGAATACCAAATCTCTCATTTGGTAATCATTTTGGAATGGATATTAATCACCAACATCAAGTGCCCAGCCACCAAAGGATGCAGCAGAACAATTTCATACAG GTGCAGGCAGAACCACATGGGTTTGGGAATCAGTGGGTTTACCATCCAATGTTGCAG GATAATCCAGTGCTAAGAACTCCTACGCGAAGAGCAGGGTAG